The following proteins are co-located in the Streptomyces kaniharaensis genome:
- a CDS encoding C40 family peptidase, producing MGVSVCAVATALVFGLLVVSAAGGGAPGTPPGSSGGSGTTGTLDATKVPAEYLAWVQKAGVCDAVPGALSPQVIAAQIEAESNWDRTAVSKGVGAQGISQFMPSTWKTWGKDENNDGDGGNPFDPADAIMAQGRYDCYLAGEVQNYVKAGQASGDITDLMLAAYNAGPYAVKYSHGVPPYTETLGYVQEIRGLISKYTVPPAGGSAFGDQIVTAARAKLNLPYVWGGGDEHGPTGGGYDCSGLVLYAVYQASGGKIHLPHLSEEQVTMGTAVERNDMKPGDVIGFDLHHDGDYDHIGIYIGNHQMIHAPHTGDVVKVATLDWYESFPWKVRRFG from the coding sequence ATGGGGGTCAGTGTCTGTGCCGTCGCTACGGCCTTGGTATTCGGCCTTCTCGTGGTGTCCGCCGCCGGGGGAGGGGCGCCAGGGACGCCGCCCGGGTCGTCCGGCGGCTCAGGCACCACAGGTACTCTTGACGCCACGAAGGTTCCCGCTGAATACCTCGCCTGGGTTCAGAAAGCCGGTGTCTGCGACGCCGTCCCCGGCGCCTTGAGTCCGCAGGTCATCGCCGCGCAGATCGAGGCCGAGTCCAACTGGGATCGCACAGCGGTCAGCAAGGGGGTTGGTGCGCAGGGGATCAGCCAGTTCATGCCCAGTACGTGGAAGACCTGGGGAAAGGACGAGAACAACGACGGCGACGGCGGCAACCCCTTCGACCCTGCGGACGCGATCATGGCGCAAGGCCGGTACGACTGCTACCTGGCCGGCGAGGTCCAGAACTACGTGAAGGCTGGCCAGGCCAGCGGCGACATCACCGACCTCATGCTGGCCGCCTACAACGCCGGCCCCTACGCGGTGAAGTACAGCCATGGCGTCCCGCCCTACACCGAGACGCTGGGCTACGTGCAGGAGATCCGCGGCCTGATCTCCAAATACACCGTCCCCCCTGCTGGCGGCAGCGCCTTCGGCGACCAGATCGTCACCGCGGCACGCGCCAAGCTCAACCTCCCCTACGTTTGGGGCGGCGGGGATGAGCACGGGCCGACCGGCGGTGGCTACGACTGCTCGGGACTGGTGCTCTACGCCGTCTACCAGGCCTCCGGTGGCAAGATCCACCTGCCGCACCTCAGCGAGGAGCAGGTGACGATGGGCACCGCGGTCGAGCGCAACGACATGAAGCCCGGCGACGTCATCGGATTCGATCTCCACCACGACGGGGACTACGACCACATCGGCATCTACATAGGCAACCACCAGATGATCCATGCCCCGCACACCGGCGACGTGGTCAAGGTCGCCACGCTGGACTGGTACGAGAGCTTCCCCTGGAAGGTCAGGCGATTCGGATGA
- a CDS encoding glycosyltransferase family 4 protein, whose translation MSHPAQLSGAGNVRPLRILILGTAWSGNGGHTVNRELAGGAAELGHHVALRVIGTAGAPPHPGVTVQALDPIPGISDRGQLLRTDGLPRNVDVIVGAGRFSSGAAGYLRDQFYPAAKVVHFVHAAVDELDRWRGDPEQANQHARTERDLIARADLVVGVGPLLTDEAIRLARMLPSPPPVHQLIAGTVLKEPPTYYTGQRRLNVLLFGRADDPLKGADTAAHAVGELRNRGLDVQLVVRGGNPATLREQEAALSNMAGMPVKVRAFTGDQAEIDSDLRSADLVVIPSRQDGFPLTAMEATGFGIPILAGSNIGTGMFLSDPARVPPELGSQFVVPMRGNEPAAELGKLWADRAEPMLRNVAATRQSAMALREYFGQNYTWSHATQGLLDALQAVPPRAADGREQAVERAAQTGRTGAAIDAARIAGAGMPHLRRVAVGKGEPSSETLPSVTQQRGSSPEL comes from the coding sequence ATGAGTCACCCCGCCCAGCTATCAGGAGCCGGAAACGTACGGCCGCTGCGCATACTAATTCTTGGAACGGCCTGGAGCGGCAACGGCGGGCACACCGTCAACCGCGAACTCGCCGGAGGGGCGGCCGAGCTCGGGCACCACGTTGCCCTGCGGGTCATAGGCACCGCTGGAGCCCCGCCTCACCCGGGCGTCACCGTCCAGGCCTTGGACCCCATCCCTGGAATCTCCGATCGGGGACAGCTGCTACGGACTGACGGACTGCCGCGCAACGTCGACGTCATTGTCGGCGCAGGCCGGTTCTCCAGCGGCGCCGCAGGCTATCTGCGAGACCAGTTCTACCCCGCGGCGAAGGTCGTCCACTTCGTGCATGCCGCCGTTGACGAGCTCGACCGCTGGCGGGGCGACCCCGAGCAGGCCAACCAGCACGCCCGTACCGAACGCGACCTCATCGCCCGTGCCGACCTGGTCGTCGGGGTGGGACCGCTGCTGACCGACGAAGCCATCAGGCTGGCCCGCATGCTGCCCAGCCCGCCGCCGGTCCACCAGCTCATCGCCGGCACGGTCCTGAAAGAGCCGCCCACCTACTACACGGGCCAACGGCGCCTCAACGTGCTGCTGTTCGGGCGGGCCGACGATCCGCTCAAGGGCGCCGATACAGCGGCCCACGCGGTAGGGGAGCTCCGTAACCGGGGACTGGACGTCCAGCTGGTCGTCCGGGGCGGCAACCCGGCCACGCTGCGCGAGCAGGAGGCAGCCCTGTCCAATATGGCCGGCATGCCGGTCAAGGTGCGGGCTTTCACCGGAGACCAGGCCGAGATCGACTCCGACCTGCGCAGCGCCGATCTCGTGGTCATCCCGTCCCGGCAGGACGGATTCCCCTTGACTGCGATGGAAGCCACCGGTTTCGGAATTCCCATCCTGGCCGGAAGCAACATCGGTACCGGCATGTTCCTGAGCGACCCTGCCAGGGTGCCCCCGGAGCTCGGTTCGCAGTTTGTGGTCCCCATGCGCGGGAACGAGCCGGCCGCAGAACTAGGGAAGCTCTGGGCCGACCGTGCAGAGCCGATGCTCCGCAATGTTGCTGCCACTCGGCAGTCCGCCATGGCGCTGCGCGAGTACTTTGGGCAGAACTACACCTGGAGCCATGCCACTCAGGGGCTGCTGGACGCCCTGCAGGCGGTTCCCCCGCGCGCTGCGGACGGCCGCGAACAAGCGGTGGAGCGGGCGGCACAGACCGGCCGCACGGGAGCGGCGATCGACGCTGCCCGTATCGCAGGCGCGGGCATGCCCCACCTTCGCCGCGTCGCGGTCGGGAAGGGAGAGCCATCTTCCGAGACTCTGCCCTCCGTCACGCAGCAGCGCGGCTCCTCCCCAGAGCTCTGA
- a CDS encoding plasmid mobilization relaxosome protein MobC, with protein MRLAPQELERWRAAQQKTSRKELGAWVRAVVEEALNGHPGVPGDVAQVPEVNHAAYLTLAQAANNLNQLTRYTHQESQLHHDIQAAIEAVGNAALAIRGLEPLDGEESGT; from the coding sequence GTGCGGCTGGCACCGCAGGAACTGGAGCGCTGGCGCGCGGCCCAGCAGAAGACGTCGCGCAAGGAGCTGGGTGCGTGGGTCCGGGCCGTGGTCGAGGAAGCGCTGAACGGCCACCCTGGGGTCCCCGGCGATGTCGCACAGGTGCCAGAGGTCAACCACGCTGCGTATCTCACGCTCGCCCAGGCCGCGAACAACCTGAACCAGCTCACCCGCTACACCCACCAAGAGAGCCAGCTCCACCACGACATCCAGGCAGCCATTGAGGCAGTGGGCAACGCCGCCCTGGCCATACGCGGGCTGGAGCCGCTGGACGGCGAGGAATCCGGCACGTGA
- a CDS encoding ISKra4 family transposase has protein sequence MSDQAALAAAETAFTASRHLFDQVTDELGSAETAALTHSQLEDLLSSRMREVTRQLFQDHVRLRELTEQRLPEVVDASGVERTRIERGRSRILATVFGKVTVTRIAYRGSGVADLHPADAVLNLPAGMHSHGLAKLAAIEASRGSFAEATERINAVTGAGIGPRQVQELAVGAACDIDDFYDALVPTPCTDTTTLVVSVDGKGVVIRPEALREATAKAAQVKGGNKMKSRLAAGEKHGRKRMATLAAVYDAEPTKRGVDDIITDPDPREDGDSDDGGQGEGRERRPGPKARSKWLTGSVDDPAAQVVAAAFDQAEHRDPTNRRPWVVLVDGARHQLDLITAEAERRGARVHIVIDLIHVLEYLWDAAWCLHQAGDQAAEAFVARHARTILGGGAEQVATSLEKAARAARLKKNRRKGIDDAIGYLRNKAQYLRYDTALEHGWPIATGIIEGACRHLVKDRLDITGARWGLAGAEAVLKLRALRANGDFDTYWTWHEKQEFARNHQARYRDHLTLAA, from the coding sequence GTGAGCGACCAGGCGGCTCTGGCCGCCGCCGAGACCGCGTTCACCGCCTCCCGCCACCTGTTCGACCAGGTCACCGACGAGCTCGGGTCCGCCGAGACAGCCGCCTTGACGCACTCGCAACTGGAGGACCTGCTGAGCTCGCGGATGCGTGAAGTGACCCGGCAGCTGTTCCAGGACCATGTCCGGCTGCGGGAGCTGACCGAGCAACGACTGCCCGAGGTGGTGGACGCCAGCGGGGTCGAACGCACCAGGATCGAGCGGGGCCGCTCCCGGATCCTGGCTACGGTGTTTGGGAAGGTGACGGTGACCCGGATCGCCTACCGCGGCAGCGGGGTGGCCGATCTGCACCCGGCCGACGCGGTGCTGAACCTGCCCGCGGGGATGCACAGCCACGGACTGGCCAAGCTCGCCGCGATCGAGGCATCCCGCGGCTCGTTCGCCGAGGCCACCGAGCGGATCAACGCCGTCACCGGCGCCGGGATCGGGCCCCGGCAGGTTCAGGAACTCGCGGTCGGCGCCGCCTGTGACATCGACGACTTCTACGACGCCCTGGTGCCGACCCCGTGCACCGACACGACCACTCTGGTGGTCTCGGTCGACGGCAAGGGCGTGGTGATAAGGCCGGAAGCACTGCGCGAGGCTACCGCGAAGGCCGCGCAGGTCAAGGGCGGCAACAAGATGAAGTCCCGACTCGCCGCCGGCGAGAAGCACGGCCGCAAGCGCATGGCCACCCTCGCAGCGGTCTACGACGCCGAGCCCACCAAGCGCGGCGTCGACGACATCATCACCGACCCCGACCCCCGTGAGGACGGCGACAGCGACGACGGCGGCCAGGGCGAGGGGCGCGAACGCCGTCCCGGGCCCAAGGCCAGGTCCAAGTGGCTGACCGGCTCCGTCGACGACCCCGCCGCCCAGGTCGTGGCCGCCGCGTTCGACCAGGCCGAGCACCGCGACCCCACCAACCGCCGGCCCTGGGTCGTGCTCGTGGACGGCGCCCGCCACCAACTCGACCTCATCACCGCGGAGGCCGAACGCCGAGGCGCGCGGGTGCACATCGTCATCGACCTCATCCACGTGCTCGAGTACCTCTGGGACGCGGCCTGGTGCCTGCACCAGGCCGGCGACCAGGCCGCCGAAGCCTTCGTCGCCCGCCACGCCCGCACCATCCTCGGCGGCGGCGCCGAACAGGTCGCAACCTCCCTCGAGAAGGCCGCTCGCGCCGCCCGGCTGAAGAAGAACCGCCGCAAGGGCATCGACGACGCCATCGGCTACCTGCGCAACAAGGCCCAGTACCTGCGCTACGACACCGCGCTGGAACACGGCTGGCCCATCGCGACGGGCATCATCGAGGGCGCCTGCCGCCACCTGGTCAAAGACCGACTCGACATCACCGGCGCCCGCTGGGGACTCGCCGGCGCCGAAGCCGTGCTCAAGCTCCGCGCTCTACGCGCCAACGGCGACTTCGACACCTACTGGACCTGGCACGAGAAGCAGGAGTTCGCCCGCAACCACCAAGCCCGCTACCGCGACCACCTCACACTCGCGGCCTGA
- a CDS encoding relaxase/mobilization nuclease domain-containing protein — protein MIAKITKGARAGGALRYDFGPGNRDEHKEPRFIAGNVAGTRQQVARLIDHHARQRSDIKKPIWRCSLSLPDEDGVLKDEVFAEIAEKYVARMGFAGCPWVAVRHGDDHIHLTVCRIDWNGKVVSDWQDFDRSRPVVRALEAEYGLTNAEERSNRVAPQVGGTELAAAARRGVALPEREQLRLIIWEARDAAAGRGQEAFEAELATRGVEFRANVAKTGKMSGYAFSLPGWVDAEGQQIWVRASNVAKDLSWTKLEPVLKPPTGHVEAPVQQPQAAISEPSQVAEEIPALNHPYALATGPELAEQHRAATRAVATRTQRLVAEQQTEARLTDIAAGTSPGAAALALADRRDRLEAAVQYLAVAEQHRAQAEAQLTQARAASRVAEQAEAMARRPDLVLRLARTSQAQQQGLAAAGREHAAQAEERARAEQAAQNTATAAAQAAAPGVRDPLDALAQLNEQWSPLLTQAHRQDEAQARARLAEHRPVVQAARSGLVQARQAVSAIEAEAARRRQLTPDQARAEEAIRARTPRTDHQAAALGERTVASVPQQQARPRQDVSRGSGPGLGIG, from the coding sequence GTGATCGCGAAGATCACCAAGGGCGCCCGGGCCGGAGGTGCGCTCCGGTACGACTTCGGTCCCGGAAACCGTGATGAGCACAAGGAACCGCGCTTCATAGCCGGCAACGTGGCCGGAACCCGCCAGCAAGTGGCCCGGCTGATCGACCACCACGCACGCCAGCGGTCCGATATCAAGAAGCCAATCTGGCGGTGCTCGCTGTCCCTTCCGGACGAGGACGGCGTCTTGAAGGACGAGGTCTTCGCCGAGATCGCGGAAAAGTACGTCGCGCGCATGGGCTTCGCCGGCTGCCCATGGGTGGCGGTCCGCCACGGTGACGACCACATCCACCTGACGGTCTGCCGGATCGACTGGAACGGCAAGGTGGTGTCCGACTGGCAGGACTTCGACCGCTCCCGGCCAGTCGTCCGGGCGCTGGAAGCGGAGTACGGCCTCACCAACGCCGAAGAGCGGTCTAATCGCGTCGCGCCGCAGGTCGGCGGCACAGAGCTGGCCGCCGCCGCCCGCCGGGGAGTAGCGCTACCCGAGCGTGAACAGCTCCGCCTGATCATCTGGGAAGCCCGTGACGCCGCCGCCGGCCGGGGCCAGGAGGCCTTCGAAGCCGAGCTTGCCACGAGAGGCGTAGAGTTCCGGGCCAACGTCGCCAAGACGGGCAAGATGAGCGGATACGCCTTCTCGCTGCCCGGCTGGGTGGACGCCGAAGGCCAGCAGATCTGGGTCAGGGCCTCGAACGTCGCGAAGGACTTGTCCTGGACCAAGCTTGAGCCGGTACTGAAGCCTCCCACAGGCCACGTGGAAGCCCCCGTTCAGCAGCCTCAGGCCGCCATCAGCGAGCCCAGCCAGGTAGCGGAGGAGATCCCCGCGCTCAACCACCCCTACGCGCTGGCAACGGGACCCGAACTCGCCGAGCAGCACCGGGCAGCCACACGCGCGGTCGCCACCCGGACCCAGCGGCTCGTTGCGGAGCAGCAGACCGAAGCCCGGCTGACCGACATCGCGGCGGGAACCTCACCGGGAGCCGCAGCCCTCGCCCTCGCGGACCGTCGTGACCGTTTGGAGGCCGCCGTCCAGTACCTCGCCGTCGCAGAACAACACCGAGCCCAGGCGGAGGCGCAGCTGACCCAGGCCCGGGCCGCCAGCCGCGTCGCTGAGCAGGCCGAAGCGATGGCTCGCCGGCCCGACCTAGTCCTCCGACTAGCGCGCACCAGCCAGGCCCAGCAACAGGGCCTGGCCGCTGCCGGGCGTGAACATGCAGCTCAGGCTGAGGAGCGAGCCCGGGCCGAGCAGGCGGCACAGAACACCGCGACCGCGGCCGCCCAGGCCGCCGCTCCTGGTGTGCGGGATCCCCTCGACGCTCTGGCTCAGCTGAACGAGCAGTGGAGCCCGCTGCTCACCCAGGCCCACCGCCAGGACGAGGCTCAGGCCCGTGCCCGGCTCGCGGAACACCGCCCCGTCGTCCAGGCAGCCCGCTCCGGCCTCGTCCAAGCCCGGCAGGCCGTCAGCGCGATCGAAGCCGAAGCCGCGCGCCGTCGACAGCTCACCCCGGACCAGGCTCGCGCCGAGGAAGCTATCCGCGCCCGCACGCCCCGTACAGACCACCAGGCAGCCGCCCTGGGCGAGCGCACCGTCGCCTCGGTGCCGCAGCAGCAGGCCCGTCCGCGTCAGGACGTCAGCCGCGGCTCGGGGCCCGGTCTCGGGATTGGTTGA